The Sporocytophaga myxococcoides genome window below encodes:
- a CDS encoding excisionase family DNA-binding protein, whose translation MQKQSLSDTLSLIQQVLLKLYINNKNILTFEEALIYLNVSDSFLYKKTYTNAIPHYQPSGKLIYFKRDELDHWLLQNKVKSNSEIDNAANTYILSNKKR comes from the coding sequence ATGCAAAAACAATCATTATCAGATACCCTCTCTTTAATTCAGCAAGTGCTGCTGAAATTATACATCAACAATAAAAATATTCTAACCTTCGAAGAAGCATTGATCTATTTAAATGTTTCTGATTCTTTTTTGTATAAGAAAACTTATACGAACGCCATTCCACACTATCAACCATCTGGAAAGCTCATATATTTTAAACGTGATGAGCTTGACCATTGGCTTCTCCAAAATAAAGTCAAGTCAAATAGCGAAATAGACAACGCAGCTAATACCTACATTTTATCAAATAAAAAAAGGTAG